A single genomic interval of Parvularcula marina harbors:
- a CDS encoding Fur family transcriptional regulator produces MDRLEKLCAEKGLRMTEQRRVITRVLSLADDHPDVEEIHRRASELDDRISIATVYRTLKLLEDYEIVQRHDFQDGRSRYEEATEEHHDHLINVRTREVIEFVNEEIEALQEKIAREHGFRLVDHRLELYGVPLDESEKK; encoded by the coding sequence ATGGACCGCCTCGAAAAACTTTGCGCCGAAAAAGGCCTTCGCATGACGGAGCAACGCCGGGTCATTACCCGCGTTCTCTCTTTGGCTGACGATCATCCGGATGTGGAGGAAATCCACCGCCGGGCATCAGAGCTTGATGACCGCATCTCTATTGCGACGGTGTACCGTACGCTGAAGCTCCTCGAAGATTACGAGATCGTCCAGCGGCATGATTTTCAGGACGGACGCTCTCGCTATGAGGAAGCGACCGAGGAACACCACGATCACCTAATCAATGTTCGTACACGGGAAGTCATCGAATTCGTCAATGAAGAGATCGAGGCGCTGCAGGAAAAGATCGCGCGGGAGCATGGCTTCCGCCTCGTCGATCACCGGCTCGAGCTTTATGGCGTGCCGCTTGATGAGTCAGAGAAAAAGTAG
- a CDS encoding GNAT family N-acetyltransferase, translating to MSVRTARPGDEGLLSRLHHAVFETSVWDEKFWYNSITDDSSLVLIAEASGTPGGLIATRQILDEAEILTLGVIAIERRQGHARLLLEEALKGLEASGVTRVFLEVATDNDPAIQLYAGAGFSNVGQRKDYYGSGRPALIMEWCPGLPEHHDTA from the coding sequence ATGAGTGTCCGTACCGCTCGCCCCGGAGACGAAGGCCTCCTGTCCCGTCTCCATCACGCTGTCTTTGAGACCTCCGTCTGGGATGAGAAGTTCTGGTATAACTCGATTACTGATGACAGCAGTCTCGTTCTGATCGCGGAAGCCTCCGGCACGCCCGGCGGGCTGATCGCGACGCGCCAGATTCTCGATGAGGCGGAGATCCTGACCTTGGGCGTCATCGCAATCGAGCGCCGTCAGGGCCATGCAAGGCTTCTCCTCGAAGAGGCGCTGAAAGGTCTTGAGGCCAGCGGGGTGACGCGCGTCTTCCTCGAGGTGGCGACCGATAACGACCCTGCGATCCAGCTTTATGCGGGCGCAGGGTTCAGCAATGTCGGCCAGCGCAAGGACTATTACGGGAGCGGCCGGCCGGCCCTGATCATGGAGTGGTGTCCCGGCTTGCCCGAACATCACGATACCGCCTAG
- the tsaB gene encoding tRNA (adenosine(37)-N6)-threonylcarbamoyltransferase complex dimerization subunit type 1 TsaB: protein MPSKRWPDIHTLAIDTCLAALSVGIGGGGKDIVLTRHIGVGHAEHLAPMIEELLAEAGLTPADIGQVAVTVGPGSFMGVRVGLSFASGFALTRGLPTLPITTLEALWLSAPTGAKGAVLIDARRGQVYGQVFDGSSAQPFLLDIDAARAATAPVIEGGGVLIGSGAEIVWPDQKPVAGPYPDLGLLLAAVPQLSPGPLHPLYLRPPDAAPMAKRA from the coding sequence CTGCCGTCGAAGCGGTGGCCTGACATTCATACACTCGCGATAGATACATGCCTTGCGGCGTTGAGCGTCGGCATTGGCGGTGGCGGCAAGGATATCGTCCTGACACGACATATCGGTGTCGGCCATGCCGAGCATCTCGCGCCGATGATCGAAGAGCTGCTGGCGGAAGCCGGGCTGACGCCTGCCGATATCGGTCAGGTTGCGGTGACCGTCGGGCCGGGCTCTTTCATGGGGGTGCGTGTCGGGCTTTCATTTGCGTCCGGCTTTGCCCTGACGCGCGGTCTGCCAACCCTGCCGATCACCACACTTGAGGCGTTGTGGCTTTCTGCGCCGACAGGCGCGAAGGGCGCGGTCCTGATCGATGCGCGGCGCGGGCAGGTCTATGGACAGGTCTTTGATGGCAGCTCGGCACAGCCTTTCCTGCTCGATATCGACGCGGCGCGTGCCGCCACGGCGCCGGTCATCGAGGGCGGCGGCGTCCTGATCGGTAGTGGCGCAGAGATCGTCTGGCCGGATCAGAAACCCGTTGCCGGTCCGTACCCCGATCTTGGGCTTCTGCTCGCCGCTGTCCCCCAGCTCAGCCCAGGCCCGCTTCATCCGCTCTATTTGCGTCCGCCTGATGCGGCGCCGATGGCAAAGCGCGCATGA
- a CDS encoding NifU family protein: MFIQTEDTPNPQSMKFLPGRDVIGRGELGVDFPTIEAAKPSPLAAALFDVDGVTGVYLGGDFVTVTKDPSVDWVHIKPAILGTIADYLAAGIPVLDEGAAGGADTAGSADDYEGETREIVEQIIELIETRVRPAVAADGGDIVFHRFVEGDGIVFLTMKGACAGCPSSTMTLKSGIENLLKHYVPEVTAVEAVA; encoded by the coding sequence ATGTTTATTCAGACCGAAGATACACCAAACCCGCAATCGATGAAATTCCTGCCCGGCCGGGATGTGATCGGCCGTGGTGAGCTGGGCGTCGACTTCCCGACGATCGAGGCCGCCAAGCCCTCACCGCTGGCGGCGGCGCTGTTCGATGTCGATGGTGTCACCGGTGTCTATCTAGGCGGGGACTTTGTGACCGTCACCAAAGACCCAAGCGTCGACTGGGTGCATATCAAACCGGCGATCCTCGGGACGATTGCGGATTATCTCGCCGCTGGTATCCCGGTCCTCGATGAGGGGGCGGCGGGCGGCGCAGATACTGCCGGATCCGCCGATGATTATGAGGGCGAGACTCGAGAGATCGTCGAGCAGATCATCGAGCTGATCGAAACCCGTGTCCGCCCGGCGGTGGCCGCCGATGGCGGGGACATTGTCTTTCACCGTTTTGTCGAAGGCGACGGGATCGTCTTTCTGACCATGAAAGGCGCCTGCGCGGGCTGCCCGTCCTCGACCATGACGCTCAAATCCGGCATCGAGAACCTGCTCAAGCATTATGTGCCCGAAGTGACTGCCGTCGAAGCGGTGGCCTGA
- a CDS encoding NADP-dependent malic enzyme encodes MADDSSIKLTDEEAIDFHARGKPGKLEITPTKPMATQRDLSLAYSPGVAVPVKKIAEDPDSAYDLTTRGNMVAVISNGTAILGLGNLGALASKPVMEGKSVLFKRFADIDSIDLEVDTEDPDEFINAVKYLGPSFGGINLEDISAPDSFVIEQRLKELMDIPVFHDDQHGTAIIAAAGLINALDITGKKIGDVKIAVSGAGSSALAVIGLIKAMGAKHENVLVCDRKGVLYQGREDGMDQWRSAHAVDTDKRTLADAMEGADVALGLSVAGAISQDMVKSMAKNPIIFAMANPTPEITPEQVREVRDDAIMATGRSDYPNQVNNVLGFPYIFRGALDVRARTINEEMKIACANALAELAREDVPDEVGAAYGKRLQYGPGYIIPTPFDPRLISKIPPAVAKAAMDTGVARKQIKDLPAYAAKLATRLDPSAGFLQKIHASLRASETPKRIVFAEGEEEVVIRAAYAFQQQELGQAILIGRDELVNREIERLGLPRSHNIEIWNARHSANTSLYTRYLYDRLQRDGYLERDCRRLVNQDRNVFAACMLAHGHGDGMVTGLTRHYNVALNNINLALDPRPGERIIGMSVMLAKGRTVFMADTTITERPTPKELADIAVQTAHAVRQMGFTPRVAFLSHSNFGNPETEDVARIAEAVRVLDRFYPACDFEYEGEMTPRMALNYDRMEAIYPFSRLNGPANVLICPGLHSGGIASKLMAEIGGATVLGPLLIGLQRPVQIMPTGAQGTDIVTLAAIAAYELDRDHRDWAQTAAAKGS; translated from the coding sequence ATGGCCGACGACAGTTCGATCAAACTCACAGATGAGGAAGCCATTGATTTTCACGCGCGCGGCAAGCCCGGCAAGCTGGAGATCACCCCCACGAAACCGATGGCGACACAGCGCGATCTCTCGCTGGCCTACTCGCCCGGTGTCGCCGTGCCGGTCAAGAAGATCGCAGAAGACCCCGACAGCGCCTATGATCTGACGACCCGCGGCAACATGGTCGCGGTGATCTCGAACGGCACCGCGATCCTCGGCCTTGGTAATCTGGGGGCGCTAGCCTCCAAGCCAGTCATGGAAGGCAAGTCGGTCCTCTTCAAACGCTTTGCCGATATCGACTCCATCGACCTCGAGGTCGATACGGAGGACCCGGACGAATTCATCAATGCCGTGAAATATCTCGGCCCGTCATTCGGCGGCATCAATCTCGAAGACATCTCTGCACCTGACAGTTTCGTGATCGAACAGCGGCTCAAAGAGCTGATGGACATTCCGGTCTTTCACGATGACCAGCACGGCACAGCGATCATCGCTGCGGCAGGCCTGATCAACGCGCTCGATATCACCGGCAAAAAGATCGGCGATGTGAAGATCGCCGTTTCCGGCGCCGGCTCTTCGGCGCTTGCCGTGATCGGCCTGATCAAGGCCATGGGCGCTAAGCACGAAAACGTTCTCGTCTGCGACCGCAAGGGGGTTCTCTATCAGGGCCGCGAAGACGGTATGGACCAGTGGCGCTCCGCACATGCGGTGGATACGGACAAACGCACTCTCGCCGACGCCATGGAAGGCGCAGATGTGGCGCTTGGCCTGTCGGTTGCCGGGGCGATCAGTCAGGACATGGTCAAGTCCATGGCCAAGAACCCGATCATCTTCGCCATGGCGAACCCGACACCGGAAATCACGCCTGAACAGGTCCGGGAAGTCCGCGATGACGCGATCATGGCAACCGGGCGCTCTGACTATCCCAATCAGGTCAACAATGTTCTGGGCTTCCCCTACATCTTCCGCGGCGCCCTTGATGTCCGGGCCCGGACGATCAATGAGGAAATGAAGATCGCCTGCGCCAACGCGCTGGCCGAGCTTGCCCGAGAGGATGTGCCCGACGAAGTGGGCGCCGCTTACGGCAAGCGCCTGCAATATGGCCCCGGCTATATCATTCCGACCCCGTTCGATCCGCGGCTGATCTCCAAGATCCCGCCCGCCGTTGCAAAAGCCGCGATGGACACAGGCGTTGCCCGCAAGCAGATCAAGGACCTGCCGGCCTACGCTGCAAAACTTGCGACCCGGCTCGATCCCTCCGCTGGCTTCCTGCAGAAGATCCATGCGAGCTTGCGTGCCAGTGAAACACCCAAACGCATCGTCTTTGCCGAGGGCGAAGAGGAGGTGGTGATCCGCGCCGCCTATGCCTTCCAGCAGCAAGAGCTGGGGCAGGCGATCCTGATCGGCCGGGACGAGCTGGTGAACCGCGAAATCGAGCGGCTCGGCCTGCCGCGGTCGCACAATATCGAAATCTGGAATGCGCGGCATTCTGCGAACACCTCGCTCTATACCCGCTATCTTTATGACCGCCTGCAGCGCGACGGCTATCTAGAGCGGGACTGCCGCCGTCTGGTTAATCAGGACAGGAACGTTTTTGCCGCCTGCATGCTGGCCCATGGCCATGGTGACGGCATGGTGACGGGCCTGACCCGGCACTACAATGTCGCGCTCAACAACATCAATCTGGCGCTTGACCCGCGTCCTGGCGAGCGGATCATCGGTATGTCGGTGATGCTGGCCAAGGGCCGCACCGTCTTCATGGCGGATACGACGATCACGGAGCGCCCAACGCCCAAAGAACTCGCCGACATCGCGGTGCAGACCGCCCATGCCGTCCGGCAGATGGGCTTTACCCCGCGCGTCGCCTTCCTCAGCCATTCGAATTTCGGTAATCCGGAGACGGAAGATGTCGCCCGCATTGCAGAAGCGGTGCGCGTGCTCGACCGGTTCTATCCGGCCTGCGATTTTGAATATGAGGGCGAGATGACGCCGCGCATGGCGCTCAACTATGACCGGATGGAAGCGATCTATCCCTTCTCCCGCCTGAATGGACCGGCCAATGTGCTGATCTGTCCGGGGCTTCACTCAGGCGGCATAGCGTCCAAGCTGATGGCGGAGATCGGCGGGGCAACTGTGCTCGGCCCGCTCCTCATCGGCCTGCAGCGGCCGGTTCAGATCATGCCGACAGGCGCCCAAGGGACTGATATCGTCACCCTTGCGGCGATTGCCGCCTATGAGCTTGACCGCGATCACCGCGACTGGGCCCAGACGGCCGCCGCAAAAGGCAGTTAA
- the ypfJ gene encoding KPN_02809 family neutral zinc metallopeptidase, giving the protein MARWDNRRRSDNVERRAGQAVGAGAIFMLIRFIFSKFGIVGVAVVVAGYFGLKQIGIDPLQLLAGGSPTQSTEVGDGQYDDEILAVVASTEDIWARVFREEGLNGGIYPAPKVVIFSGAVSTACGTAPSSVGPFYCPGDRKVYFDTIFFKELETRFNAGGDFPRAYVIAHEVGHHVQTVVGISDQVRSAQGRMGQSESNQMQVRMELQADCLAGLWANGERRQALEPGDIEEALTAAAAIGDDTLQRRSGGTIKPETFTHGTSEQRKRWFYRGFDAGSFGACDTFQVPYSQL; this is encoded by the coding sequence ATGGCAAGATGGGATAACCGGCGGCGCAGTGACAATGTGGAGCGCCGGGCGGGCCAGGCAGTTGGCGCCGGGGCGATCTTCATGCTGATCCGCTTTATCTTCAGCAAGTTCGGCATTGTCGGCGTCGCGGTGGTGGTGGCCGGCTATTTCGGCCTGAAGCAGATCGGCATCGACCCGCTCCAGCTTCTTGCGGGCGGCAGTCCGACCCAGTCGACTGAAGTCGGCGATGGTCAGTATGACGATGAAATCCTTGCAGTCGTTGCCAGTACCGAAGACATCTGGGCGCGGGTCTTCCGCGAAGAAGGACTTAATGGCGGTATCTATCCAGCGCCAAAGGTCGTGATCTTCTCAGGTGCCGTCAGCACCGCCTGCGGCACGGCGCCGTCATCGGTCGGCCCGTTTTATTGCCCCGGCGACCGCAAGGTCTATTTCGACACGATCTTTTTCAAGGAGCTCGAGACACGGTTCAATGCGGGTGGTGATTTTCCGCGTGCTTATGTGATCGCGCATGAGGTCGGCCACCATGTGCAGACGGTCGTTGGCATCTCTGATCAGGTTAGATCGGCACAAGGCCGGATGGGCCAGTCAGAAAGCAATCAGATGCAGGTCCGGATGGAGCTACAGGCGGACTGTCTTGCAGGCCTGTGGGCCAATGGCGAGCGGCGTCAGGCGCTCGAGCCCGGCGATATTGAAGAGGCGCTGACGGCGGCGGCGGCCATCGGTGATGATACGCTCCAACGCCGCTCAGGTGGGACGATCAAGCCCGAGACCTTTACTCACGGTACGTCTGAACAGCGCAAGCGCTGGTTCTATCGCGGCTTTGACGCAGGGTCATTCGGCGCTTGCGACACGTTCCAGGTGCCCTACAGCCAGCTCTAG